One Oryza sativa Japonica Group chromosome 8, ASM3414082v1 DNA window includes the following coding sequences:
- the LOC4344538 gene encoding zinc finger protein CO3-like has protein sequence MASGGARRRKGRRGGRGNVKRRTKYLSLSRFLIKKEEEEEVVVVAVRSPELVPKDEAPSSPEDGGDGGEDEEEKPQMEPFALHPEPSTLFAAAPSLTDILGASAGGGGGGGGESSSAASPGVSGGKELSGEEDDLARRALRGRERWVYCSSSSPSATTTTTTTTSSSCSSAASTGASSGGAAARSLLLKLDYEEILAAWAGRGSLYIGGAAAATAGGTDNAAAELELDSVFVEVSASPEPAAAAAAWSVAEPAARAEKVRRYKEKRQGRLFAKRIRYEVRRLNAVKRPRLKGRFIKEKEGAAIT, from the exons atggcgagcggcggcgcgcggcggaggaagggtcgccggggagggagggggaatgTGAAGAGgaggaccaagtatctgagtcTTAGTCGGTTCTTGAttaagaaggaggaggaggaggaggtggtggtggtggcggtgaggTCGCCGGAGTTGGTGCCCAAGGATgaggcgccgtcgtcgccggaggACGGTGGGGATGGAGGTGAGGATGAGGAGGAAAAGCCGCAGATGGAGCCGTTCGCGCTGCATCCTGAGCCGTCCACGCTgttcgcggcggcgccgtcgctcACCGACATCCTCGGCGCctccgctggcggcggcggcggtggcgggggcgaGTCGTCGTCCGCGGCCTCGCCGGGCGTTTCTGGCGGGAAGGAgctctccggcgaggaggatgacCTGGCGCGGCGCGCGCTACGGGGGCGGGAGCGGTGGGTGTACTGTAGCAGCTCGTCCCCGAGcgcgacgaccaccaccaccaccacgacgtcgTCCTCGTGCTCCTCCGCGGCGAGCACGGGCGCCTcaagcggcggcgccgcggcgcggtCGCTGCTGCTGAAGCTCGACTACGAGGAGATCCTCGCCGCCTGGGCGGGCCGCGGCTCGCTCTacatcggcggcgccgccgccgccaccgccggtggcACGGACAACGCCGCGGCGGAGCTGGAGCTCGACTCC GTGTTCGTCGAGGTGTCGGCGTCGCCtgagcccgcggcggcggcggcggcatggagcgtggcggagccggcggcgagggcggagaAGGTGAGGCGGTACAAGGAGaagcggcaggggcggctgtTCGCGAAGCGGATCCGGTACGAGGTTCGCCGGCTCAATGCCGTCAAGCGGCCGCGCCTGAAG GGCCGTTTCATAAAGGAGAAGGAAGGCGCCGCAATCACATAG
- the LOC4344539 gene encoding photosystem II core complex proteins psbY, chloroplastic, translating into MATTIAAMAMLKPSKIVARSSPAPSGSGRVPSISLKSLAKKGMSVSSSSAAAAPVAAAAMAGAFFSALASTDAALAAQQIADVAAAAAGADDNRGLALLLPIAPAIAWVLYNILQPALNQLNRMRSEQVLVAGLGLGAAAGAGLAFPPEASAAQEVARLAAEAAAAEGGDNRGLLLLFVVAPAIAWVLYNILQPALNQLNRMRSD; encoded by the coding sequence ATGGCGACCACCATAGCTGCGATGGCCATGCTTAAGCCGTCCAAGATCGTGGCGCGgtcatcgccggcgccgtcggggAGCGGCAGGGTGCCTAGCATCTCGCTCAAGAGCCTGGCCAAGAAGGGCATgtcggtgtcgtcgtcgtcggcggcggcggcgcccgtggcggcggcggcgatggcgggcgCGTTCTTCTCGGCGCTGGCGTCGACGGACGCGGCGCTCGCGGCGCAGCAGATCGCggacgtcgccgcggcggcggcgggtgccgACGACAACCGCGGGCTGGCGTTGCTGCTGCCGATCGCGCCGGCCATCGCGTGGGTGCTCTACAACATCCTCCAGCCGGCGCTGAACCAGCTGAACCGCATGCGGTCGGAGCAGGTGCTCGTCGCCGGGCTCGGcctgggcgcggcggcgggtgccGGGCTCGCGTTCCCGCccgaggcgtcggcggcgcaggaggtggcgaggctggcggcggaggcggcggcggcggagggcggcgacaACCgcggcctgctgctgctgttcgtGGTGGCGCCGGCGATCGCCTGGGTTCTCTACAACATCCTGCAGCCGGCGTTGAACCAGCTAAACCGCATGCGGTCAGACTGA
- the LOC4344541 gene encoding succinate dehydrogenase [ubiquinone] iron-sulfur subunit 1, mitochondrial isoform 2 (isoform 2 is encoded by transcript variant 2), whose protein sequence is MAAAALLRRSPAARALLSPALSSRLVASKPHSSSPAPPPPPSKAGANTKTFSIYRWDPDSPSTKPHLKDYKVDLSDCGPMVLDVLLKIKNEQDPSLTFRRSCREGICGSCAMNIDGDNGLACLTKISSASSASTISPLPHMFVIKDLVVDMTNFYNQYKSVEPWLKRKDAPPQPGKEIPQTKADRAKLDGMYECILCACCSTSCPSYWWNPEEYLGPAALLHANRWIQDSRDQFTKERLDSINDEFKLYRCHTIKNCTHACPKGLNPAKHIDTIKKLQLEA, encoded by the exons atggccgccgccgccctcctccgccgctcgccggcggcgcgcgccctcctctccccggcGCTCTCCTCCCGCCTCGTCGCCTCCAAGCCCCACTCGTcgtcccccgcgccgccgccgccgccgtcgaaggCGGGGGCGAACACCAAGACGTTCTCGATCTACAGGTGGGATCCCGACTCGCCGTCGACGAAGCCCCACCTCAAGGACTACAAGGTGGACCTCTCCGACTGCGGGCCGATGGTGCTCGACGTGCTGCTCAAGATCAAGAACGAGCAGGACCCGTCGCTCACCTTCCGCCGCAGCTGCCGCGAGGGGATCTGCGGGAGCTGCGCGATGAACATCGACGGCGACAATGGCCTCGCCTGCCTCACCAAGATCTCGTCGGCGTCCTCGGCCTCCACGATCTCGCCGCTCCCCCACATGTTCGTCATCAAGGACCTCGTCGTCGACATGACCAACTTCTACAACCAGTACAAGAGCGTGGAGCCGTGGCTCAAGCGCAAggacgcgccgccgcagcccgggAAGGAGATCCCGCAGACCAAGGCCGACCGCGCCAAGCTCGACGGCATGTACGAGTGCATCCTCTGCGCCTGCTGCTCCACCTCCTGCCCCTCCTACTGGTGGAACCCCGAGGAGTACCTCGGCCCCGCCGCGCTCCTCCACGCCAACAG GTGGATACAGGACAGCCGTGACCAGTTCACTAAGGAGCGCCTGGATTCCATCAACGACGAGTTCAAGCTGTACCGCTGCCACACCATCAAGAACTGCACACACGCCTGCCCCAAGGGCCTCAACCCAGCGAAGCACATCGACACAATCAAGAAGCTCCAGCTCGAGGCCTGA
- the LOC4344541 gene encoding succinate dehydrogenase [ubiquinone] iron-sulfur subunit 1, mitochondrial isoform 1 (isoform 1 is encoded by transcript variant 1): MAAAALLRRSPAARALLSPALSSRLVASKPHSSSPAPPPPPSKAGANTKTFSIYRWDPDSPSTKPHLKDYKVDLSDCGPMVLDVLLKIKNEQDPSLTFRRSCREGICGSCAMNIDGDNGLACLTKISSASSASTISPLPHMFVIKDLVVDMTNFYNQYKSVEPWLKRKDAPPQPGKEIPQTKADRAKLDGMYECILCACCSTSCPSYWWNPEEYLGPAALLHANRLPLLGTLIKPKPNMFMHIQARGYHGVSEKRNLLDHKRRLLAAKYELKGKLYKAVCRDPDLPADMQDQFRYKLSKLPRNSSMTRLRNRCIFTGRSRAVYKKFRMSRIVFRSLANKGELLGVKKASW; the protein is encoded by the exons atggccgccgccgccctcctccgccgctcgccggcggcgcgcgccctcctctccccggcGCTCTCCTCCCGCCTCGTCGCCTCCAAGCCCCACTCGTcgtcccccgcgccgccgccgccgccgtcgaaggCGGGGGCGAACACCAAGACGTTCTCGATCTACAGGTGGGATCCCGACTCGCCGTCGACGAAGCCCCACCTCAAGGACTACAAGGTGGACCTCTCCGACTGCGGGCCGATGGTGCTCGACGTGCTGCTCAAGATCAAGAACGAGCAGGACCCGTCGCTCACCTTCCGCCGCAGCTGCCGCGAGGGGATCTGCGGGAGCTGCGCGATGAACATCGACGGCGACAATGGCCTCGCCTGCCTCACCAAGATCTCGTCGGCGTCCTCGGCCTCCACGATCTCGCCGCTCCCCCACATGTTCGTCATCAAGGACCTCGTCGTCGACATGACCAACTTCTACAACCAGTACAAGAGCGTGGAGCCGTGGCTCAAGCGCAAggacgcgccgccgcagcccgggAAGGAGATCCCGCAGACCAAGGCCGACCGCGCCAAGCTCGACGGCATGTACGAGTGCATCCTCTGCGCCTGCTGCTCCACCTCCTGCCCCTCCTACTGGTGGAACCCCGAGGAGTACCTCGGCCCCGCCGCGCTCCTCCACGCCAACAG GCTTCCGCTGTTGGGGACGCTAATCAAACCAAAACCCAACATGTTCATGCACATCCAAGCTCGAGGATATCACGGGGTATCGGAGAAGAGAAACTTGCTGGATCACAAACGTAGATTGCTTGCAGCAAAATATGAACTGAAAGGAAAGCTTTATAAGGCTGTTTGTAGGGACCCTGATCTTCCAGCAGATATGCAGGACCAGTTTCGCTATAAGCTGTCCAAGTTGCCAAGAAATAGCTCCATGACACGCCTTAGAAACCGCTGTATCTTCACGGGCCGCTCGCGCGCTGTTTACAAGAAATTCCGCATGTCTCGTATTGTGTTCCGGTCATTGGCTAATAAGGGTGAATTGTTGGGTGTTAAGAAAGCGTCTTGGTAG